The following proteins are co-located in the Phragmites australis chromosome 10, lpPhrAust1.1, whole genome shotgun sequence genome:
- the LOC133931112 gene encoding transcription factor MYBS1-like — protein MDADYAGVSLIAASESLCWPLLTFYNSISTVECAPDDGWFSSRAAGQPARTAEEVRRHYEALVEDVGAIEAGCVPLLRYAGEESAATPDSAASASAPKDGVDMGKSCSKAELESRKGIPWIEESQVEDDCQNLAMYQDAARK, from the exons ATGGATGCAGACTATGCTGGAGTCAGCCTTATTGCAGCCTCCGAGTCGCTATGTTGGCCACTTCTTACGTTTTATAACTCTATATCAACAG TCGAGTGTGCTCCGGATGATGGCTGGTTCTCGTCGCGCGCGGCGGGCCAGCCGGCACGGACGGCGGAGGAGGTGCGGCGGCACTACGAGGCGCTGGTGGAGGACGTGGGCGCCATCGAGGCCGGTTGCGTCCcgctcctgcgctacgccggcgAGGAGTCTGCCGCAACGCCCGACAGTGCCGCCTCTGCCTCCGCGCCGAAGGACGGCGTCGACATGGGGAAGAGCTGCTCCAAAGCCGAGCTGGAGAGCCGCAAGGGCATCCCGTGGATAGAAGAGTCTCAG GTAGAAGACGACTGCCAAAATCTGGCTATGTACCAGGATGCAGCTAGAAAATAG
- the LOC133930321 gene encoding protein G1-like2, whose product MQGGGAAAADAPRPSRYESQKRRDWHTFGQYLRNHRPPLELARCSGAHVLEFLRYLDQFGKTKVHALGCPFFGHPSPPAPCPCPLRQAWGSLDALVGRLRAAFEEHGGRPEANPFGARAVRLYLREVRDSQAKARGIAYEKKRRKRPAPSKQQPAAETPPTLTPTSSPALSAAASKRDDVRPVPEAGHHFFLPHPQYLHGHFSLVPGNPEAVAGNGSGNSNGGGGNGDEMALALAAAAEAHAAGCMLPLSVFNEPTAPYV is encoded by the coding sequence ATGCAAGGCggaggcgcggcggcggcggacgcgcCGCGGCCGAGCCGGTACGAGTCGCAGAAGCGGCGTGACTGGCACACGTTCGGGCAGTACCTGCGCAACCACCGGCCGCCGCTGGAGCTCGCGCGGTGCAGCGGCGCGCACGTGCTGGAGTTCCTGCGCTACCTCGACCAGTTCGGCAAGACCAAGGTCCACGCACTGGGCTGCCCCTTCTTCGGCCACCCGTCGCCGCCGGCTCCGTGCCCTTGCCCGCTCAGGCAGGCCTGGGGCAGCCTCGACGCGCTCGTTGGCCGCCTCCGCGCCGCCTTCGAGGAGCACGGGGGCCGTCCCGAGGCCAACCCCTTCGGTGCGCGCGCCGTGCGCCTGTACCTCCGCGAGGTCCGCGACAGCCAGGCCAAGGCGCGCGGCATCGCCTACGAGAAGAAGCGCCGGAAGCGGCCGGCCCCGTCGAAGCAGCAGCCCGCGGCGGAGACGCCTCCGACCCTGACTCCCACGTCCTCGCCGGCCCTGTCGGCCGCAGCGAGCAAGAGAGACGACGTTCGGCCCGTGCCGGAGGCTGGGCATCACTTCTTCCTCCCGCACCCGCAGTACCTGCACGGTCATTTCAGCTTGGTGCCTGGCAACCCCGAAGCGGTCGCTGGCAATGGCAGCGGCAACtccaacggcggcggcggcaatggTGATGAGATGGCGCTGGCGCtggcggcggccgcggaggCGCACGCGGCAGGTTGCATGCTGCCGCTGTCCGTGTTTAACGAGCCGACGGCGCCGTACGTATAG